DNA from Gammaproteobacteria bacterium:
TATGCCGTAGGCGGCCAGCAGGGCGGTGGTCTCGTTGCCCGGCGGGAAGAACTGGCTGCTGAAGAAGATCGCGAAGGTGGCGTAGACGGTCCAGTCGAACCACTCGAGCGCGTTGCCCACGCTCGCCGCCACGATGGCCCGGCGGCGCGAGGGGGTCGGGGCGGGAGACGAAGCAGCCATGCGCGCGCCTGTTGGAAGGGGACTTATGACCAGACCTGGGGGTTCATGCGAGAGCGGGCCCGTTCGCGGATGGTTTCACGAACGGGCCCGTCCATAATCGTTACGCGCGAACACGCGCGCGCGAGAATCAGCAGAACACGCAGAGGTGGTTGTTGATCACGCCCATGCTGTCGAGCAGGTCGATCGTGTCGTAGAAGGGCGTCAAACCATTCGCGGGACCGTTGGCCATGTCGATGGTCGTGCGTCCCGACCGCCCCACGATGAGGGGATCGGCGCCATGCTCGACGAGATAGAGGATCACGTCGTTCATGCCGCGGCCCGCCGCGCCGTGGATGGTTCCGTAGCCGAGGTGGTCGCGAAGGGTGACGTCGGCGCCCAGTTCCTCGACCAGGTATTTCAGCGCAGGCAGCCATCCGTCCGGAACGTGCCGGTGGAAGTTGCCGGCGCGCCCCGCACCCTCGCCGGAGTTCCCCGACGCCGCGTGAATCGGATAGGTCCCGGGGCCGCCCGGAGGAATGGGGGGAACACCGGACTGGTCTGCCTCCGGTTCCGGGATTTCAAGGCCGACGTAGAGATTCCCGGCCGGCGCCTTGGTCGGCATGTGGGGATCGGCCCCGTATTCCACCAGCAGCTTCATCGCGGGGACATCGAGCCCGTGCGCCGCCCGCCAGAAGGGCGTGGCTCCCCAGGTGTTGACACCGATCCCGCCGAAGTTGTACGCCAGGAACCAGTAGTCCATGGTGAGCCGGGCATTGACATCGGCTCCCGCCTCCAGCAGGGCCCTCATGGTCTCGACGTGACTCGACTCCTGCTGTTCGAAGGCCCGCTGCTGGGGATACCGGGACTTGGACGCCCAGCGGGTGTTGATGACCGCGTAGAGCGGCGTGATGCCCGACGGATAGTTGGCGGTATTGGGGTCGGCTCCGCGTTTCAGCAGCTCCAGGCCAAGGTCGTAGTGCCCGTTGATCATGGCGCTGTTGAGGGGCGTGTTCAGGTCGCCGCCACTGGGCTGGTTGATGTCCGCCCCGCCCTTCAGAAGCGCGAACGCCGCCTCCCGGTGACCCTCTCGCACCGCGTGCAGGAGAGCCGTGAGACCGCCGTGGTAGCCGGCCCTTTCCTGTGAACTCGGGGCTCTTCCGGCGGTCTGCGCGGAATCCCAGTCGATGCGCACCACCGCCGACGCTTCGACCGGCGCTACGGCTTCATGGGCGCGCGCGGCCCGCAACGCTTCCTGAGTCTGGGCCAGCGTCGGCGCCCAGGTCTCCGGATCCGGTGACCTGGCACGGTAGATCTCGAGCACGGAGTCGCGCACCGCGGCCGTGAGCCTCTCCCGGTCCGCGAGGTCCTGGAACAGGACCACCTTGCTGGTGATGCCCACGCCCGCTCCCCGGTCGATCAACGCGTCGATCGCAGGCACGCGGTTGCGGGAGGCGGCGAACATCAGCGGGGTCTGGCCCCACCTGGCCTCCCGGGCGTTGACATCGGCCCCGTGGTCGGCCAGCGCCTCCAGGGTTTCCACGTTCCCGGACAGGGCCGCGAAGTGGAGGGGGGTGGTGCCATTGGCGTTGCGCGACCCCGCGTTCGCGCCGGCTTCCAGCAGGGCGCGAACGCTGCCGCTCTGTCCCAGTTCCGCGCCGATGTGCAGCGGAGTGAGGGCGCCGATGCGGGTCGGGGCTTCGAGGTCGGCCCCCGCGTCGACGAGCAGGCGGACCAGCTCCGCGTTGCCCAGTTCGGCGGCCCAGTGAAGCGCGGTCATGCCGTCGCTCTGCGCCAGGTTGACCTCGGCGCCTTCCTCTAGGAGCGAGCGCACCGACTCGATGTCGTCGCGCATCGCGGCATCGGCAACCGGCGACTCCGGCGGTGGCGCCGCCCACAGGAGGGCAAGCATCACCGCCGGAACCCACGCGTTCACATGCATCCTGTCCTTCACCGGACGCCTCACCCCGACGACGCCGCGTCGGCGGCCAGCCCGCCCGAGTAGCCCAGGCTGAAGGCTCCCGTGCTGTCGCCGAAGCTGGTGAGATCCGTGTGTCCCAGCTTGTGCAGCAGGGTCAGCATGACGTTCGCCAGCGGCGTGCCCTCGGGCGCGTGCAGGTGGACGTTGCCGTCCATCTGGCCGTTTGCGCCGCCCAGGACGATGAACGGCACCCTCAGGTGGTTGTGCACGTTCGGGTCACCCATGGGCGAGCCGTAGATGATCATGCTCTTGTCGAGCAGCGTTCCGTCGACTTCCTCCACCTTGTGCAGCTTCTCCAGCAGGTACGGGAGCATGCTGACGTGGTAGTTGTTGATCACCGCGAAGTCGGCGATCGCCTCCTCGCTGTCTCCGTGGTGGGAAGCGGGGTGGAACGGGGTGTCGACGCCACTCTCCGGGAAGGTGCGCGCCGAGGAGTCGCGGGAAAGCTTGAAGGAGAACACACGCGTCATGTCGGTCTGGAACGCCAGCACCTGCAGGTCGAACATCATCTGCATGTGTTCGCTGAAGGAGTCCGGCACCCCGGCGGGCGCCTCCGGCATGTCGCGCGGATCGCCGCTGGTGTTGCGCTCCTCGACCATCTGGATGCGCCGCTCGATCTCGCGCACGTTCTCGAGATACTGGTCCATGCGCTGACGGTCGCCGGGTCCGAGGGTCTGCTGCATCTCGGCCACCCGCTCCGCGATCCAGTCCAGGATGCTGCGGTTGGTGGAGCGCCGCGCGAGCCGCTCCTCCGCCGTCGATCCCGCCCCGAACAGCTGCTCGAAGGCGACGCGCGGGTCGCGGATCACCGGGAGGGGTTCCGTCGGAGAGGCCCAGCTCAGCGAGTCGGTGTACACGCAGGTGTAGCCGTACGCGCAGCCCCCGGCCTGGTTGATGTTCTCGATGCACAGCTGCATCGAGGGGATCGGCGTGTCCTGACCGAAGCGGTCCGCGTAGATCTGGTCCAGCGAAGCGCCCACGTAGACATCCGATCCCTCGGTCTGCTTGACGTGCGCCTGCGTCAGGAACGTCGCCGTAGAGCGGAAGTGGTCCCCGCCGATCTCCTCGGGGATGAAGGCTTCGGCCATCTTTACGTCGGTGTTGCTCACGATGGTGAGGTACCGGCGCCACGGCTCCAGGGTGCGCAGGGAGGTGGGCGAGAGGTCGAAGTCGCGGCCGATCGCGGAGGGGCTCCAGAAGTTCTGCTTCGCGCCCCACGTGGTGCAGCCGGCCGCCCCGTGCGACATCTCCATCGCGATCAGGCGCGTGGCATCCATGGCCCGGACGGCCTCCCGTCCACCCAGACCCGCCGGAATCATGGCGTCGAGCATGGGCAGGGCCACGGTGGCGCCCAT
Protein-coding regions in this window:
- a CDS encoding ankyrin repeat domain-containing protein → MKDRMHVNAWVPAVMLALLWAAPPPESPVADAAMRDDIESVRSLLEEGAEVNLAQSDGMTALHWAAELGNAELVRLLVDAGADLEAPTRIGALTPLHIGAELGQSGSVRALLEAGANAGSRNANGTTPLHFAALSGNVETLEALADHGADVNAREARWGQTPLMFAASRNRVPAIDALIDRGAGVGITSKVVLFQDLADRERLTAAVRDSVLEIYRARSPDPETWAPTLAQTQEALRAARAHEAVAPVEASAVVRIDWDSAQTAGRAPSSQERAGYHGGLTALLHAVREGHREAAFALLKGGADINQPSGGDLNTPLNSAMINGHYDLGLELLKRGADPNTANYPSGITPLYAVINTRWASKSRYPQQRAFEQQESSHVETMRALLEAGADVNARLTMDYWFLAYNFGGIGVNTWGATPFWRAAHGLDVPAMKLLVEYGADPHMPTKAPAGNLYVGLEIPEPEADQSGVPPIPPGGPGTYPIHAASGNSGEGAGRAGNFHRHVPDGWLPALKYLVEELGADVTLRDHLGYGTIHGAAGRGMNDVILYLVEHGADPLIVGRSGRTTIDMANGPANGLTPFYDTIDLLDSMGVINNHLCVFC
- a CDS encoding DUF1552 domain-containing protein, with translation MRLITGKHIPRRIFLKGMGATVALPMLDAMIPAGLGGREAVRAMDATRLIAMEMSHGAAGCTTWGAKQNFWSPSAIGRDFDLSPTSLRTLEPWRRYLTIVSNTDVKMAEAFIPEEIGGDHFRSTATFLTQAHVKQTEGSDVYVGASLDQIYADRFGQDTPIPSMQLCIENINQAGGCAYGYTCVYTDSLSWASPTEPLPVIRDPRVAFEQLFGAGSTAEERLARRSTNRSILDWIAERVAEMQQTLGPGDRQRMDQYLENVREIERRIQMVEERNTSGDPRDMPEAPAGVPDSFSEHMQMMFDLQVLAFQTDMTRVFSFKLSRDSSARTFPESGVDTPFHPASHHGDSEEAIADFAVINNYHVSMLPYLLEKLHKVEEVDGTLLDKSMIIYGSPMGDPNVHNHLRVPFIVLGGANGQMDGNVHLHAPEGTPLANVMLTLLHKLGHTDLTSFGDSTGAFSLGYSGGLAADAASSG